Part of the Mytilus trossulus isolate FHL-02 chromosome 2, PNRI_Mtr1.1.1.hap1, whole genome shotgun sequence genome is shown below.
ttctttttaaaatatttgtagatTTCCACTGCAGTCGTTGAACCTTACAACTCTATTCTGACAACTCATACCACACTTGAACACTCTGATTGTGCATTTATGGTTGACAATGAAGCCATCTATGACATTTGTCGTCGTAACCTTGACATTGAGAGACCAACATATACTAACTTGAATCGTCTGATTGGTCAGATTGTCAGCTCCATTACTGCTTCACTTCGTTTTGATGGTGCTTTGAATGTGGATCTTACTGAATTCCAGACCAATTTGGTGCCATATCCACGTATTCATTTTCCATTGGCTACCTATGCTCCAGTTATTTCTGCAGAAAAAGCATACCATGAACAATTGACGGTTGCAGAAATCACCAATGCCTGTTTCGAACCTGCCAACCAAATGGTGAAATGTGATCCACGTCATGGCAAATACATGGCTTGCTGTATGTTATACAGAGGAGATGTTGTACCCAAAGATGTCAATGCTGCAATAGCTACCATCAAAACTAAGAGAACCATTCAATTCGTTGATTGGTGTCCAACTGGGTTCAAGGTCGGAATCAACTACCAGCCACCCACTGTTGTACCTGGAGGAGATTTAGCTAAAGTACAAAGAGCTGTCTGTATGTTGAGTAATACTACTGCTGTCGCTGAAGCCTGGGCTCGTCTCGACCACAAGTTTGATTTGATGTATGCCAAACGTGCCTTCGTTCACTGGTATGTCGGAGAGGGTATGGAAGAAGGAGAATTTTCTGAGGCTCGTGAAGATTTGGCAGCTCTAGAGAAGGATTATGAAGAAGTTGGTGTTGATTCTGTAGACGGAGAAGAGGAAGAAGGAGAAGAAGAATATTGAGAGAACttcacattttgatttttaaaagttattcgACCATATACAAGTTGAATAACAATCACAACttataatatcaattttgttcttttaatGCAATTTATCTTTTGAAGATGTTAACAACAATCTTCATTTTCATACTTCATGAATTCTGATATTACGGGAAacgatacaaaataaaattgaaactaattaaaaaataagatttacattttttaataatctAAAATTGGTAAAAAGCAGGTGTCTGAGAAAGTTTATAACTCCAAGATTGTTTCGAAGATTCTAAACATTTACTTGTTCCtgagttgttgttttttccaaTGACAATCTTTAATTGGACTCGGTTTTTCTACCGGCGGTCTTAGATAACACTAAAAACAACTTcagaatttcaaaatttcatatgaattggccttttaaaagtttgaaagaGTGCCACTGAgaagttttatgtagacgaaacttgCGTTTGACgttcataattataaacatGGTATTACaggtgagatttttttttctaaaatgcaagttCTAAGACTGCTATAACACATTAAAGTAGTCTAAGGTCAGATTGTTTTTGACACGATTGACATATAGCTGTAAAATCGAGAGAGAGTCAGTTAAGAACTAAACACAACAAAAGAGGTGACTTCAATTTTCTACAATGCGATTCGCATAAAATTTAGCGGTTCATTCTGGCTATTcctacattttgaattttataggtAAACTAGTAAGATTTTATGTAGGAGTTCCCAGAATTTGTATGTAAACAAAGTGATTATGTAGGATTATGTTGTAACAACACTATAACTAATTTGATATAATGAATCAAGGTAAATCCAGAGAATtcttctataaaataaaaaaaaaaaaagaataatttatatcacaatcttttattacattcttttatataataatttaatagcatattttgtgaaaatgatATTCAAAAGCACAATATGAATTTAAAGGCATAATGGTATACACAAGCAACTCCAATTGTTTACAttaatatatacaagtaaatattatcaattgaaatagaattGTTAAATCATTCTTTGAATCGAAGCACTAAATTTTGAGTTACACTAAACAAAGCACCAAAAGTACACTAAATTGACATTATTCATAGCACTCGGACAGTAATACATTGCACATAGTTCATATATTGAACATATAAGAGAATACaaagttttaataaatgtgCAGGAGATGTGAAGCAGCATCTCCATGCTCGACTGGAGTAAGCTCATCATTCTGTAACCTTGTTTTCAGTGTTTGGAGTCTGTCATCTGTTTCCCTGTACTTCCTCTTTCTTGAAATACGTTTCCCGCCAGCTCTGTACTGGATCAATGTTAGAGCACTGAAGGCTTCTTCTTGTCTCAAAAACCTGATCATACTGAAGATGTTTAGGTGAGGTGCCTTTACAAATTACTTCTTTAGCTTACTATGCAAACCTTCTAAATGGTTTGTTGTTCTAGAACCTTCTGTTGCATATTGGTTCTATATGCTTTAGTTGTTCTCTACCCAGTAGCTGGTAACATAGTCTGTAAAGTTAAGTGTTGGTGCAGTAGTATCTGAATCATCGATGTTTTCCAGTGCATTAAACCAAATATCTACAATTGTATTGGGTGGCAAAACTGCAGCTCTACGAACATTAAGTTGGTGAATGTCTCTCTTTTCGCTGTATTCAGTCTACAAACCATGCTTCTTCTGTGCATTTCGCCAGATACACTGAGTGTAGTGAAAAGGGCACCCTTTTATGTTCATTCCTGGGAAGATTGAAGTGGCTGCATTTCTGATGGTTATTTCTTAGTCGAGGAACATCTTGGCTGGTTGAAGTAGGATGTTGAATTGGTTACATAAATCTCGAATAAAAGCAAATCAGAGTTCAAAGTTAATTTGCTTGACTTAATCTATTAGGTCAATATACTCTTATTTATAATGATTAAGTACTTTAAGCATTacttcatttttgaaaatcataatttgttaagataatgaaataaataattttacagacttttaaatgtttttacttctttttttctatttttttttcttttccaatGCTTTTACTTCCTTTTCTtctaaatagttttattttctacaaattccataagattaaaataattaattttattactaaatgcaggttttcaaacaaaaaaaatcccattattttacatataaaaaatattttttatttacaaattaaatttcaacaGGTAAAATTACCTTTGACCCaattagattgattgattgttggttgctttacgccaaTTAGACACTAATGactaaaacaacataaatttcaataacaacATGTATTGTTTTTCCACTAATCCCCCATGTAGGAATAGCCAgaatagtaaaatacaaaatgtaggaATAGCCAGAAGACACCAAATTTAGCAACCCATGAATATTTGAAAGCTTTCGTTTCCAATCAgacatgtattgattgattcaGTGCTGCATGTGTAGTATGATATGTCCTTCTACTAGACTACTAAGTTAAACATGCTAAGCCAGATCGATATGTCCGTCGtatgatttttgtaaagattTCCTTCAGTGACCTCTAGAACAACGAAACCAATTTCGCCCAAAGTTAGTATGAATGAGCCTTAGggtagtttttatattttatgcttATCTTTTTTATTCGTTCAGGCAACAAATATGACCACCGTTCATgtctaaaatagaacataggtaaTTATCATTGGATTATTTTATATCTCAGAAATCGTTTTAGATAGAAAATGTCTGACAGGGGCAAAATCAATCGACCTACTTTCTCTTCTTATCATAATCATCAATCTTTTAAAGGAGTAAGAGAAATTAAATGACGATGTTTGatgaaatttagtttttttgcaaaatattcCGAAAATTATAATAGTTGGGAAGAAATTGTTTATGGTAAACATTATCATCCGAAATATAGATGTACGAAAGTACTAATATGAAACCATTCTTTTAATAAGTTTTTGAGGAATGTTCATGTATTTGCCTATCAAGATCTATAACAGATAGAGAAGTCTATAGACaacaaaactgataaaaaaaaaaaagaatatttagtTAGATCTACAAGAGTATTTATGACCAAAGATGACTCCTTACTGAGTTCAAGTCTAAAAATTAcgatttttgataaatttttcatGTCTGCCACTAACTTATGTCAAGAACTATTATACATAGAgagaaaaacatgtaaacagCTAAAATGACTCTGCAATTCATGATATAAGAAAGGCAATATTAACGAAATAATTGGATGGGTCATAAGAGTTGTTGttgcccatttttttttatcttatttgtgATTTAACAAATAATCTTGATACCAGTACAGATATGCCACTGCAACAGGTAAGGTTAGATAATACCTGAAAG
Proteins encoded:
- the LOC134707981 gene encoding tubulin alpha-2/alpha-4 chain-like, coding for MRECISIHVGQAGVQMGNACWELYCLEHGIQPDGQMPSDKTIGGGDDSFNTFFSETGAGKHVPRAVFVDLEPTVVDEVRTGTYRQLFHPEQLVTGKEDAANNYARGHYTIGKEIVDLVLDRLRKLADQCTGLQGFLIFHSFGGGTGSGFTSLLMERLSVDYGKKSKLEFAIYPAPQISTAVVEPYNSILTTHTTLEHSDCAFMVDNEAIYDICRRNLDIERPTYTNLNRLIGQIVSSITASLRFDGALNVDLTEFQTNLVPYPRIHFPLATYAPVISAEKAYHEQLTVAEITNACFEPANQMVKCDPRHGKYMACCMLYRGDVVPKDVNAAIATIKTKRTIQFVDWCPTGFKVGINYQPPTVVPGGDLAKVQRAVCMLSNTTAVAEAWARLDHKFDLMYAKRAFVHWYVGEGMEEGEFSEAREDLAALEKDYEEVGVDSVDGEEEEGEEEY